One region of Pararhizobium qamdonense genomic DNA includes:
- a CDS encoding conjugal transfer protein TraB, translating to MIVGISGRFPTRAFSAWRGRSSLSIHKWRRSCLLIAVSVAYGWTAWSGHVLAIPVAVLFPTLWAMSPSRLTAVLVSAGYFLAASRGLPQGVANFYAADLWPGLLLWTAASLSFACVHAALWKARPEGKCPGVGRTGMAMAGRYLAAAMLLGLPPLGITGWAHPLTAAGVLFPGWGWWGLVAMTAGLAMMTSQYWPAAAIALGGFWLWSAATWTSPNVPEGWKGVDLEQGEKLGRDGSLDYHRDLIATVRAAASVKTRFIVLPESALGFWTPTVAKLWSQGLRGSELTVIAGAAVIDPGGYDNVMVKVSADEARILYRERMPVPVSMWQPWRAWTGQGGGGARANLFGNPVVQSDGQKLAALICYEQLLLWPVLQSMLHSPSAIVAPGNGWWTAGTSIVAIQNASVIAWAKLFGLSVVTAFNR from the coding sequence ATGATAGTCGGTATTTCGGGCCGGTTCCCGACACGGGCCTTCTCGGCCTGGCGCGGCCGGTCCTCACTTTCGATCCATAAATGGCGGCGATCCTGCCTGCTCATCGCCGTATCTGTCGCTTACGGCTGGACGGCCTGGAGCGGTCATGTTCTGGCCATTCCAGTCGCTGTGTTGTTTCCGACGCTCTGGGCGATGTCGCCGTCGCGGCTGACGGCGGTGCTCGTGTCGGCCGGATATTTTCTGGCTGCGTCGCGTGGGTTGCCGCAGGGCGTCGCCAACTTCTATGCCGCCGATCTCTGGCCTGGGCTTCTGCTCTGGACAGCTGCTTCGCTCTCCTTCGCCTGCGTGCATGCGGCGCTCTGGAAGGCGCGACCGGAAGGCAAGTGTCCGGGAGTAGGTCGAACGGGAATGGCAATGGCGGGGCGCTATCTGGCGGCGGCGATGCTCTTAGGCCTGCCGCCCCTCGGCATCACCGGCTGGGCACATCCGCTGACCGCTGCAGGCGTACTCTTTCCGGGATGGGGATGGTGGGGGCTGGTCGCGATGACAGCCGGCCTCGCGATGATGACATCGCAATATTGGCCGGCTGCCGCCATCGCCCTGGGAGGATTCTGGCTCTGGTCCGCCGCTACATGGACATCACCGAATGTACCCGAGGGATGGAAGGGCGTCGACCTCGAACAGGGTGAGAAACTCGGACGAGACGGCTCGCTCGACTATCACCGTGACCTGATCGCAACGGTGCGCGCGGCGGCATCAGTGAAAACCCGGTTCATCGTTCTTCCCGAAAGTGCGCTGGGCTTCTGGACGCCGACGGTGGCAAAGCTCTGGAGCCAAGGCTTGCGAGGCTCGGAGCTCACTGTGATCGCCGGCGCGGCCGTCATCGATCCGGGCGGCTACGACAATGTCATGGTGAAGGTTTCGGCTGACGAAGCTCGAATTCTCTATCGCGAACGCATGCCGGTCCCGGTTTCCATGTGGCAGCCATGGCGGGCATGGACCGGGCAGGGCGGCGGAGGAGCCCGCGCCAACCTCTTCGGCAATCCAGTTGTGCAAAGCGACGGCCAGAAGCTCGCCGCGCTGATCTGCTACGAACAGCTCCTCCTCTGGCCGGTCCTGCAGTCGATGCTGCATTCCCCCAGCGCAATCGTTGCCCCGGGCAATGGATGGTGGACCGCAGGAACGTCTATCGTCGCCATTCAGAACGCGAGCGTGATCGCTTGGGCAAAGCTGTTCGGACTGTCCGTCGTCACGGCTTTCAACAGATAA
- the traF gene encoding conjugative transfer signal peptidase TraF, whose translation MRRRLLLFLAGAGGAIAGLAAVAYMGGFRLNLTPSEPLGLWRIVALQRPIEVGDLVFICPPATPSFEEARRRGYVRRGLCPSGFAPLIKTVAALPGQHVKIGANVTVDGRPLASSIVRASDGEGRPITPFRTGIVPLRNLFLHSSFASSYDSRYFGPVPDTGLLGLARPVLTFDP comes from the coding sequence ATGAGGCGGCGGCTTCTCCTGTTCCTGGCCGGCGCGGGCGGGGCGATCGCTGGTCTAGCGGCAGTCGCATATATGGGCGGCTTTCGGTTGAACCTGACGCCGAGCGAGCCGCTTGGGCTCTGGCGTATCGTAGCCCTGCAGCGTCCGATCGAGGTCGGCGATCTCGTGTTCATCTGCCCACCGGCGACCCCGTCATTCGAGGAGGCACGGCGCCGCGGCTATGTCAGGCGTGGCCTCTGCCCCAGTGGCTTTGCGCCGCTGATCAAGACAGTGGCGGCGCTTCCCGGACAGCATGTGAAAATAGGCGCAAATGTCACTGTCGACGGTAGGCCTCTCGCCTCATCGATCGTTCGAGCGAGCGATGGCGAGGGCAGGCCAATCACACCGTTCAGAACCGGCATCGTGCCACTGAGAAATCTGTTTCTTCACTCATCCTTTGCGAGCTCCTATGATAGTCGGTATTTCGGGCCGGTTCCCGACACGGGCCTTCTCGGCCTGGCGCGGCCGGTCCTCACTTTCGATCCATAA